A region from the Anomaloglossus baeobatrachus isolate aAnoBae1 chromosome 11, aAnoBae1.hap1, whole genome shotgun sequence genome encodes:
- the SMIM1 gene encoding small integral membrane protein 1 has translation MQSQETPGVQYSRWNDRNQDEVSVNTSNVEVSTWRRVNNLLCTGKVRIAVKVVAGLALFWIIFIIGYVTGYYVHKCKKV, from the exons ATGCAGTCACAGGAGACCCCTGGCGTCCAGTACAGTCGGTGGAATGACAGAAACCAAGATGAAGTCAGTGTAAACACATCTAATGTAGAAGTGTCTACTTGGAGGAG AGTCAACAATCTACTATGCACTGGGAAAGTCAGGATCGCCGTGAAGGTGGTGGCAGGACTTGCCTTGTTCTGGATTATTTTTATCATTGGCTACGTCACTGGATATTACGTGCACAAATGCAAAAAAGTATAG